One region of Marinitoga hydrogenitolerans DSM 16785 genomic DNA includes:
- a CDS encoding helix-turn-helix domain-containing protein: protein MKSYKDLKKELLKKEGIKEIYYKKEKLFHFLNSIIQLRKEKGYSLRDLAEKTGIKYSNLSRIENGKQNISFETMWNLTSALGGELFITAKGKNVIELSDESVEKLKKLSKEKEIDKYIEKIIDLICSNQEQIEKVKNNFEVTFDEAIKLLLNSGVNTWDNIFEKEFENVGDEEWKIMESELLLS, encoded by the coding sequence ATGAAAAGTTACAAAGATCTAAAAAAAGAATTGTTAAAAAAAGAAGGAATAAAAGAAATATATTATAAGAAAGAAAAACTCTTTCATTTCTTAAACTCGATAATACAATTAAGAAAAGAAAAAGGATATTCATTAAGAGACCTTGCAGAAAAAACAGGAATTAAATACTCAAATCTTTCAAGAATAGAAAATGGAAAACAAAATATAAGTTTTGAAACTATGTGGAATTTAACAAGTGCATTAGGTGGTGAATTGTTTATAACAGCTAAAGGTAAAAATGTTATAGAGTTATCTGATGAAAGTGTTGAAAAATTAAAAAAATTATCTAAGGAAAAAGAAATAGATAAATATATAGAAAAAATTATTGATTTAATTTGTTCAAATCAAGAACAAATTGAGAAAGTAAAAAATAATTTTGAAGTAACGTTTGATGAAGCAATAAAATTACTTTTAAATTCTGGAGTTAATACATGGGATAATATTTTTGAAAAAGAATTTGAAAATGTGGGTGATGAAGAATGGAAAATAATGGAAAGCGAACTGCTATTGAGCTAA
- a CDS encoding type II toxin-antitoxin system RelE/ParE family toxin encodes MWLWENYTVYFYDEKNGKNYIEKFIEELSKLDAGKMAEIMNVFFDRIENGIGIPYDFIKNKTIKELKGNNKIYEYRNRSSKLKKQIRIYFCVDDFQKHIIILHAAFKENKKSQQNDIKVAERRKKDYFKNSGGE; translated from the coding sequence TTGTGGCTTTGGGAAAATTATACAGTATATTTTTATGACGAAAAAAATGGAAAAAATTATATAGAGAAATTCATTGAAGAGTTATCAAAATTAGATGCTGGAAAAATGGCTGAAATTATGAATGTATTTTTTGATAGAATAGAAAACGGAATAGGAATACCTTATGATTTTATAAAAAATAAAACAATAAAAGAGTTAAAGGGAAATAATAAAATATATGAATATAGAAATAGATCATCAAAATTAAAAAAGCAAATAAGAATATATTTTTGTGTTGATGATTTTCAGAAACATATAATTATATTGCATGCTGCATTTAAAGAAAATAAAAAAAGTCAGCAAAATGATATAAAAGTAGCGGAAAGAAGAAAAAAAGATTATTTCAAAAATTCTGGAGGGGAATAA
- the ago gene encoding protein argonaute, with protein sequence MYLNLYEIKIPYRVKRLYYFNKENDPKEFARNLSRVNNIRFNDSKDLVWLEIPDIDFKITPQQAEKYKIEKNEIIGEKEDSDLFVKTIYRYIKKKFIDNNFYYKRGNNYISINDKFPLDSNTNVNAHLTYKIKLYKINERYYISVLPKFTFLSDKPALESPIKSTYLFNIKSGKTFPYISGLNGVLKIDLGENGIKEVLFPENYYFNFTSKEAEKFGFSKEIHNIYKEKIFSGYKKIKQSLYFLEDIININNYNLTMDKKIYVNIEYEFKKGISRNIKDVFKYSFYKNDQKIKIAFFFSSKKQIYEIQRSLKMLFQNKNSIFYQTIYEMGFSKVIFLREPKTNSSAFMYNPETFEISNKDFFENLEGNIMAIIILDKFLGNIDSLIQKFPENLILQPILKEKLEKIQPYIIKSYVYKMGNFIPECQPYVIRNLKDKNKTLYIGIDLSHDNYLKKSNLAISAVNNFGDIIYLNKYKNLELNEKMNLDIVEKEYIQILNEYYERNKNYPENIIVLRDGRYLEDIEIIKNILNIENIKYSLIEVNKSVNINSCEDLKEWIIKLSDNNFIYYPKTYFNQKGVEIKIIENNTDYNNEKILEQVYSLTRVVHPTPYVNYRLPYPLQVVNKVALTELEWKLYIPYMK encoded by the coding sequence ATGTATTTAAATCTTTATGAAATTAAAATACCATACAGAGTAAAAAGACTATATTATTTTAACAAAGAAAATGATCCAAAAGAATTTGCTAGAAATTTAAGTAGAGTAAATAATATTAGATTCAACGATTCAAAAGATTTAGTATGGTTGGAGATTCCAGATATAGATTTTAAAATTACACCACAACAAGCAGAAAAATATAAAATAGAAAAAAACGAAATAATAGGAGAAAAGGAAGATTCAGATCTTTTCGTAAAAACAATATATAGGTATATAAAAAAGAAATTTATAGACAACAATTTTTATTATAAAAGAGGAAATAATTATATTTCAATAAATGACAAATTTCCGTTAGATAGCAATACTAATGTAAATGCACATTTGACCTATAAAATTAAACTCTATAAAATTAACGAAAGATATTATATATCAGTACTTCCTAAATTTACATTTCTTTCAGATAAACCAGCTTTAGAATCTCCAATTAAAAGCACCTACCTATTTAACATAAAATCCGGAAAAACTTTTCCATATATATCTGGATTAAATGGAGTATTAAAAATAGATCTCGGCGAAAATGGAATAAAAGAAGTTTTATTTCCTGAAAATTACTATTTTAATTTCACTTCGAAAGAAGCTGAGAAATTTGGTTTTTCAAAGGAAATTCACAATATATATAAAGAAAAAATATTTTCAGGATATAAAAAAATTAAACAGAGTTTGTATTTTTTAGAAGACATCATAAATATCAATAATTACAACTTAACCATGGACAAAAAAATATATGTAAATATTGAATATGAATTTAAAAAAGGTATATCAAGAAATATAAAAGATGTTTTTAAATACTCATTTTATAAAAACGATCAGAAAATCAAAATAGCATTCTTTTTTAGTTCTAAGAAACAAATATATGAAATTCAACGTTCGTTAAAAATGCTATTTCAAAATAAAAATTCAATCTTTTATCAAACAATATATGAAATGGGTTTTTCAAAAGTAATATTTTTAAGAGAACCGAAAACAAATAGTTCTGCTTTTATGTATAATCCTGAAACATTTGAAATAAGCAACAAAGATTTTTTTGAAAATTTAGAAGGAAATATAATGGCTATAATAATACTTGATAAATTTTTAGGAAATATTGATTCTCTTATACAAAAGTTTCCTGAAAATTTAATTTTACAACCAATTTTAAAAGAAAAATTAGAAAAAATACAGCCTTATATAATAAAAAGCTATGTATATAAAATGGGAAACTTTATACCGGAATGCCAGCCATATGTTATAAGAAACTTAAAAGATAAAAATAAAACACTTTATATTGGTATAGATTTAAGTCATGATAATTATTTAAAAAAAAGCAATTTAGCAATATCAGCAGTTAATAATTTTGGGGATATTATATATTTAAATAAATATAAAAATTTAGAATTAAATGAAAAAATGAATCTTGATATAGTTGAAAAAGAATATATCCAAATATTGAATGAATACTATGAAAGAAATAAAAATTATCCTGAAAATATTATAGTATTGAGAGATGGGAGATATTTGGAAGATATAGAAATAATAAAAAATATTTTGAATATTGAAAACATAAAATATTCATTGATAGAAGTTAATAAAAGTGTAAATATCAATTCATGTGAAGATTTAAAAGAGTGGATAATAAAACTTTCCGATAATAATTTTATTTATTACCCTAAAACATATTTCAATCAAAAAGGCGTAGAAATAAAAATAATAGAAAACAATACAGATTATAATAATGAAAAAATATTAGAACAAGTATATTCATTAACAAGAGTAGTCCATCCGACGCCATATGTTAATTATAGATTGCCCTATCCGCTTCAGGTAGTAAATAAAGTAGCCTTAACAGAATTAGAATGGAAATTGTATATTCCGTATATGAAGTAA